A genomic stretch from Lathyrus oleraceus cultivar Zhongwan6 chromosome 2, CAAS_Psat_ZW6_1.0, whole genome shotgun sequence includes:
- the LOC127118075 gene encoding dormancy-associated protein 2-like, translating to MDSKRAILILGLLAMVLLISSKVSARDLTEEVVEKSNELNDAKFLGFHRHHHGHRHGHRRGHGHGGGHHHGGHGVDSDNGN from the exons ATGGATTCCAAAAGAGCAATCCTCATTCTTGGCCTACTGGCAATGGTTCTTCTTATTTCCTCAAAGGTGTCAGCTAGGGACTTAACTGAAG AGGTTGTTGAAAAGTCAAATGAACTGAATGATGCCAAATTTTTGGGTTTTCATCGTCATCATCATGGTCATCGTCACGGTCATCGCCGAGGTCATGGTCACGGTGGTGGTCATCATCATGGTGGACATGGGGTTGATTCCGACAATGGTAACTGA